One Gemmatimonadota bacterium DNA window includes the following coding sequences:
- a CDS encoding PAS domain S-box protein codes for MPSRKRPSPAPPRRPRGASAVERTNRALRMLSDSNQALIRATDEAELLQQICRIAVERGGYRMAWVGLVGKDPARRVEPVAHAGFEEGYLATAGQVWGEGGSTGGPAAEALATGAVAITHDIPSDPAFGPRRETAKARGYRSAIALPLRDGEEPPFGVFKIYSTEPGAFDRDEVEILSELAGDLAYDLVALRTRSAAARTTEALRESNRKLEASQRVGHLGSWYRDLDAGQIQMTAESYRIFGLPHEDGPRDLAEWHPQWLRLVHPEDQREVAEAYAAAVDGRRPYDVEYRVVRADGEVRYVHSLAEVDRDAAGRPHRIFGTMQDVTERRLAEEAQRLAERRLGTLTDSFPDFVSRFDLTGQFTYVSPSVGRSMGQGTEAILGRTPVELHICNCPEEDEALQASLARVAAGGPAERLEVSFRTPEGPRHFEVRHVPERDARGTVVSVPGIATNLEDRKTAERQLYLLNYALDHIGEGIYLMEGDSPRFSYVNEGAAGALGFTKAELTGGMGVFDIDPEWTPEQWAAFLPEIQRVRQMTIETVHRTRGGRITPVEVTGNYFEFEGRAYNMAIVRDISERRAAEAELRTRERSFRTLVENTPDLLVRWDRNLNRVFVNPAFAAAQGKSVEDLLAGGFGSGHHVEAGPALAQVSQAILEVFATGEAQTVEHPLHTIHGPRLVQLRLAPERDDQGQVATVLGLARDITALKETERQLRTLAEHSPDVILRFDRSGRYLYANAAFERLTGVPVAAHLGRSLGSVTGQGSEELYRSLRTTIAAASTGGVPVETEVTLPLPDGPHDFNVRLVPEKDDQGEASTVLAVARDITAQKRAEADFRGSEQRFRQVTETIDEVFWLTDASKREFVYVSPAYARVFGRPCETLHADPQSWLALVHPDDRTRVTSALPEQVAGGYDIEYRILREGAVAWIHDRAFPIRDAAGRVYRIAGVAEDITVRHRLEEQLRQAQKMEAVGQLAGGIAHDFNNMLAVIQMQSTLLLEETTEPAEVRDGIREILAATERASNLTRQLLTFSRRQVSRPVPLDLGEALGNTTKLLRRVLGEDVALATRFAPGLPLVDADPGMMEQVLMNLAINARDAMPQGGQLSVSLDAIVVDGERASLHPGCDPGPHVCLTVRDTGCGIQPEALPRIFEPFFTTKEVGRGTGLGLATVFGIVQQHHGWIEVESAVGAGTVFRAYLPALKGVAPQPELPPAPPPIRGGHETILLVEDEPAVRAVSRTALEHYGYRVLEADSAASALELWEARGGGVDLLLTDMIMPGGASGKQLAEALLARAPGLRVLYSSGYSPDVVDRLLQLDAGRQLLQKPYAAADLAQAVRRCLDDPRS; via the coding sequence ATGCCCAGCCGCAAGCGACCCTCCCCCGCTCCACCGCGCCGGCCGCGCGGCGCCAGCGCCGTGGAGCGGACCAACCGCGCGCTCCGGATGCTGAGCGACTCGAACCAGGCCCTCATCCGGGCCACCGATGAGGCGGAGCTGCTGCAGCAGATCTGCCGCATCGCCGTGGAGCGCGGCGGCTACCGGATGGCCTGGGTGGGACTGGTGGGCAAGGACCCCGCGCGGCGGGTCGAGCCCGTGGCCCACGCCGGCTTCGAAGAGGGTTACCTGGCGACGGCTGGCCAGGTGTGGGGCGAGGGCGGGTCCACTGGAGGCCCGGCCGCGGAGGCGCTCGCCACGGGCGCCGTGGCCATCACCCACGACATCCCGTCGGACCCCGCCTTCGGGCCCAGGCGGGAGACGGCCAAGGCGCGTGGCTACCGCTCGGCCATCGCGCTCCCCCTCCGGGACGGGGAGGAGCCACCCTTCGGGGTCTTCAAGATCTACTCCACCGAGCCGGGGGCCTTCGATCGCGACGAGGTCGAGATCCTCTCCGAGCTGGCGGGCGACCTGGCCTACGACCTGGTCGCGCTCCGGACCCGATCGGCCGCGGCCCGGACCACCGAGGCGTTGCGCGAGAGCAATCGGAAGCTCGAGGCGTCGCAGCGGGTCGGGCACCTGGGCTCCTGGTACCGCGACCTCGACGCCGGGCAGATCCAGATGACGGCCGAGAGCTACCGGATCTTCGGGTTGCCCCACGAGGATGGGCCGCGCGACCTCGCCGAATGGCACCCGCAGTGGCTGCGGCTGGTCCATCCCGAGGACCAGCGGGAGGTGGCCGAGGCATACGCGGCCGCCGTCGACGGTCGCAGGCCCTACGACGTGGAGTACCGGGTGGTCCGGGCGGATGGCGAGGTCCGGTACGTGCACAGCCTGGCCGAAGTGGACCGCGACGCGGCGGGGCGACCGCACCGGATCTTCGGCACGATGCAGGACGTCACCGAGCGACGCCTGGCCGAGGAGGCGCAGCGCCTGGCCGAGCGGCGCCTGGGCACGCTCACGGACAGCTTCCCCGACTTCGTCAGCCGGTTCGACCTGACCGGGCAGTTCACCTATGTCAGCCCCTCGGTTGGCCGGAGCATGGGCCAGGGGACCGAGGCCATCCTGGGTCGTACGCCGGTCGAACTCCACATCTGCAACTGCCCTGAAGAAGATGAGGCGCTGCAGGCCAGTCTGGCGCGCGTCGCCGCGGGGGGCCCCGCCGAGCGGCTGGAGGTCAGCTTCCGGACGCCGGAGGGGCCCCGGCACTTCGAGGTCCGGCATGTGCCGGAGCGGGATGCCCGCGGCACGGTGGTGAGCGTGCCGGGGATCGCGACCAACCTCGAGGATCGCAAGACGGCCGAGCGCCAGTTGTACCTGCTCAATTACGCCCTCGATCACATCGGGGAGGGGATCTACCTGATGGAAGGGGACTCCCCCCGCTTCAGCTACGTCAACGAAGGCGCCGCCGGGGCTCTGGGCTTTACGAAAGCGGAGCTGACCGGCGGCATGGGGGTGTTCGATATCGATCCCGAATGGACCCCGGAGCAGTGGGCGGCGTTCCTGCCGGAGATCCAGCGGGTGCGGCAGATGACGATCGAGACCGTCCATCGGACCCGTGGCGGCCGGATCACGCCGGTGGAAGTAACCGGGAACTACTTCGAGTTCGAGGGCCGCGCGTACAACATGGCCATCGTGCGCGACATCTCGGAGCGCAGGGCCGCCGAAGCCGAGCTGCGGACGCGGGAGCGGAGCTTCCGTACCCTGGTCGAGAATACCCCTGACCTGCTGGTCCGGTGGGACCGCAACCTGAACCGGGTGTTCGTCAACCCGGCCTTCGCCGCGGCCCAGGGAAAGTCCGTGGAGGACCTGCTCGCCGGCGGGTTCGGGTCGGGGCACCATGTCGAGGCCGGCCCCGCCCTCGCCCAGGTCTCCCAGGCGATCCTGGAGGTCTTCGCCACCGGCGAGGCCCAGACGGTGGAGCACCCCCTCCATACCATCCATGGGCCGCGGCTGGTCCAGCTCCGACTCGCGCCCGAGCGGGATGACCAGGGACAGGTCGCCACCGTGCTCGGCCTCGCGCGCGACATTACCGCGCTCAAGGAAACCGAGCGGCAGCTGCGGACGCTGGCGGAGCACTCGCCCGACGTCATCCTGCGCTTTGACCGCAGCGGGCGGTACCTCTACGCCAACGCGGCCTTCGAGCGCCTCACCGGCGTGCCGGTGGCGGCGCACCTCGGGCGCTCGCTCGGCAGCGTGACCGGCCAGGGCAGCGAGGAGCTGTACCGCTCGCTCCGGACGACCATCGCCGCGGCGTCCACCGGCGGCGTGCCGGTGGAGACGGAGGTAACGCTCCCGCTACCCGACGGGCCGCATGACTTCAACGTCCGGCTCGTCCCTGAGAAGGATGACCAGGGCGAGGCGAGCACCGTGCTGGCGGTGGCGCGGGACATCACGGCGCAGAAGCGGGCCGAGGCCGACTTCCGGGGCAGCGAACAGCGGTTCCGGCAGGTCACCGAGACGATCGACGAGGTCTTCTGGCTGACGGACGCCTCCAAGCGGGAGTTCGTCTACGTGAGCCCGGCGTACGCCCGCGTCTTCGGCCGGCCGTGCGAGACCCTCCATGCCGATCCGCAGTCGTGGCTCGCGCTGGTCCACCCGGACGACCGGACCCGGGTGACGTCCGCGCTGCCGGAACAGGTGGCCGGCGGGTACGACATCGAGTACCGGATCCTGCGCGAGGGCGCGGTGGCCTGGATCCACGATCGCGCCTTTCCCATCCGGGACGCCGCGGGACGGGTGTACCGCATCGCGGGCGTGGCGGAGGATATCACGGTCCGGCACCGCCTGGAGGAGCAGCTGCGGCAGGCGCAGAAGATGGAGGCGGTGGGGCAGCTGGCCGGTGGCATCGCGCACGACTTCAACAACATGCTCGCCGTCATCCAGATGCAATCGACCCTGCTGCTGGAGGAGACGACGGAACCCGCAGAGGTCCGCGACGGCATCCGGGAGATCCTCGCCGCCACCGAGCGCGCGTCCAATCTCACCCGTCAGCTGCTCACCTTCAGCCGCCGGCAGGTGAGCCGGCCGGTCCCGCTCGACCTCGGCGAGGCCCTGGGCAACACCACCAAGCTGCTGCGGCGGGTGCTGGGCGAGGACGTGGCGCTGGCAACCCGGTTCGCCCCGGGGCTGCCGCTGGTGGATGCCGATCCCGGGATGATGGAACAGGTGCTGATGAACCTGGCCATCAACGCCCGTGACGCGATGCCGCAGGGAGGCCAGCTCTCGGTGAGCCTCGACGCGATCGTCGTCGACGGGGAACGCGCCTCGCTCCACCCCGGGTGCGACCCCGGCCCGCATGTCTGCCTGACCGTCAGGGACACCGGGTGCGGCATCCAGCCGGAGGCGCTGCCACGGATCTTCGAGCCGTTCTTCACCACGAAGGAAGTGGGCCGGGGCACCGGGCTTGGGCTCGCCACGGTGTTCGGCATCGTGCAGCAGCACCACGGCTGGATCGAGGTGGAGAGCGCCGTCGGCGCGGGGACGGTGTTTCGCGCCTACCTCCCCGCCCTCAAGGGAGTGGCGCCACAGCCGGAGCTTCCGCCCGCGCCGCCGCCGATTCGGGGCGGCCATGAGACCATCCTGCTGGTGGAGGATGAGCCGGCGGTGCGGGCCGTGAGCCGGACGGCCCTCGAGCACTACGGGTACCGCGTCCTGGAGGCGGACTCGGCGGCGAGCGCCCTGGAGCTCTGGGAAGCCCGCGGGGGCGGCGTGGACCTGCTGCTCACCGACATGATCATGCCGGGCGGGGCGTCCGGGAAGCAGCTGGCCGAGGCGCTGCTCGCGCGCGCACCCGGGCTGCGGGTGCTCTATTCGAGCGGCTACAGCCCCGACGTCGTGGACCGGCTGCTGCAGCTCGACGCGGGCCGGCAGCTGCTGCAGAAGCCCTACGCCGCGGCCGACCTGGCGCAGGCCGTGCGCCGCTGCCTCGACGACCCGCGGTCCTAG
- a CDS encoding (2Fe-2S)-binding protein, which produces MAITFSLNGRSQSVDVPDDTPLLWVLRDTLALTGTKYGCGMAQCGACTVHLDGQAIRSCSTPVSAAAGKKVTTIEGLSADGSHPLQQAWVAEQVPQCGYCQSGQIMQAAALLSQTPQPTDAEIDAAMAGNICRCGTYQRIRAAIHRAAQEA; this is translated from the coding sequence ATGGCCATCACCTTCTCGCTGAACGGCCGTTCCCAGTCGGTGGACGTGCCGGACGACACCCCGCTCCTCTGGGTGCTACGCGACACCCTCGCACTCACCGGGACCAAGTACGGCTGCGGCATGGCCCAGTGCGGCGCCTGCACCGTGCACCTCGACGGCCAGGCCATCCGCAGCTGCTCCACGCCGGTCAGCGCGGCGGCCGGCAAGAAGGTCACCACCATCGAGGGGCTCTCGGCCGACGGCAGCCACCCGCTGCAGCAGGCCTGGGTGGCGGAGCAGGTGCCGCAGTGCGGCTACTGCCAGTCGGGGCAGATCATGCAGGCGGCGGCGCTGCTCAGCCAGACGCCGCAGCCGACCGACGCGGAGATCGACGCGGCCATGGCGGGCAACATCTGCCGTTGCGGCACCTACCAGCGGATTCGCGCCGCCATCCACCGCGCCGCCCAGGAGGCCTGA
- a CDS encoding xanthine dehydrogenase family protein molybdopterin-binding subunit has translation MTPALSRREFLGTSGLALAVTALPARRLAGMPVPVSAARALAPSAFVEITPDGVVSVWVTKSDMGQGVRTALPMILADELEADWSKVRVVQADAHPRYGEMGTGGSSSVGSLWEPLRKAGAQAREMLVAAAAERWGVPPAECRARSGAVEHPATGRRFSFGDLVNRAARLPVPEQVTLKDPSEFRLIGTDPVGLDTRDKVTGRARYGLDVTVPGMRYAVIARCPVFGGTMRGHDPAKALAVPGVLQVVEVPSGAAVIATGTWAAMQGRRALECRWDEGAAAQLDSATISRQLHDRARMAGALARNDGDLPGALAAAAKTLEADYEAPLLAHATMEPMNCVADTRPDRCEIWAPHQAPEWARQEVAGVLGLEPDQVTVHTTLLGGGFGRRFLPEELIEAAQVSRAAGMPVQLVFTREDDMQRDWYRPMSVHRMAGGVGKDGKVTAWLHRVVAPSINDQRWPGSVKNALDNDAVDGAVDLHYQIPNLRVEYGMVKTPVPVSWWRSVYASQTCFANECFLDELAAAAGRDPLAVRRELLAHSPRHLAVLNLAAEKAGWGTVPAGRAQGLAIHHFFSDAIVAEVAEVSIEGGKVRVHKVTCAVDCGLAVNPSNVRYQIEGSVIYGLSAALYGEITVEGGKVKQSNFHDYPVLRMPEAPVVETHIVPSGEAPKGVGEPGLPPIAPAVVNAVVRLTGTPVRKLPIVL, from the coding sequence ATGACCCCCGCCCTCTCCCGCCGCGAGTTCCTTGGCACCAGCGGGCTGGCGCTGGCCGTCACCGCGCTGCCGGCGCGCCGGCTGGCGGGCATGCCGGTCCCGGTGTCCGCGGCGCGGGCGCTCGCGCCGAGCGCGTTCGTCGAGATCACCCCGGACGGCGTCGTGTCGGTGTGGGTCACCAAGTCGGACATGGGGCAGGGGGTGCGGACCGCGCTGCCCATGATCCTGGCCGACGAGCTCGAGGCCGACTGGAGCAAGGTCCGCGTGGTGCAGGCCGACGCCCATCCCCGCTACGGCGAGATGGGCACCGGCGGCTCGAGCAGCGTGGGCTCGCTGTGGGAGCCGCTGCGCAAGGCCGGCGCGCAGGCGCGCGAGATGCTCGTCGCCGCGGCGGCGGAACGCTGGGGCGTGCCGCCGGCGGAGTGCCGGGCGCGCTCCGGCGCGGTGGAGCACCCCGCCACCGGGCGGCGGTTCTCCTTCGGCGACCTGGTCAACCGCGCCGCGCGGCTGCCGGTGCCGGAGCAGGTCACGCTCAAGGACCCCTCCGAGTTCCGCCTCATCGGGACCGACCCGGTGGGCCTCGACACCCGGGACAAGGTCACCGGCCGGGCGCGTTACGGCCTCGACGTGACGGTCCCGGGGATGCGCTACGCGGTGATCGCCCGCTGCCCGGTGTTCGGCGGGACCATGCGGGGCCACGACCCGGCGAAGGCGCTGGCGGTGCCCGGCGTGCTGCAGGTGGTCGAGGTGCCGAGCGGGGCGGCGGTGATCGCCACCGGCACCTGGGCGGCCATGCAGGGCCGCCGGGCCCTCGAGTGCCGCTGGGACGAGGGGGCCGCCGCCCAGCTCGACTCCGCCACGATCTCCCGCCAGCTGCACGACCGCGCCCGGATGGCCGGCGCCCTGGCGCGCAACGACGGCGACCTCCCCGGCGCCCTCGCCGCCGCGGCGAAGACGCTCGAGGCCGACTACGAGGCGCCGCTGCTCGCCCACGCCACCATGGAGCCGATGAACTGCGTGGCCGACACCCGCCCCGACCGCTGCGAGATCTGGGCGCCCCACCAGGCCCCCGAGTGGGCCCGCCAGGAGGTGGCCGGCGTGCTGGGCCTCGAGCCCGACCAGGTGACGGTCCACACCACGCTGCTCGGCGGCGGGTTCGGCCGCCGCTTCCTGCCCGAGGAGCTGATCGAGGCGGCCCAGGTCTCCCGCGCCGCCGGCATGCCGGTCCAGCTGGTGTTCACCCGCGAGGACGACATGCAGCGGGACTGGTACCGGCCCATGAGCGTGCACCGGATGGCCGGCGGCGTGGGCAAGGACGGCAAGGTCACCGCCTGGCTGCACCGCGTGGTGGCGCCCTCCATCAACGACCAGCGCTGGCCCGGCTCGGTCAAGAACGCGCTCGACAACGACGCGGTGGACGGCGCGGTCGACCTGCACTACCAGATCCCCAACCTCCGGGTCGAGTACGGCATGGTGAAGACCCCGGTGCCGGTGAGCTGGTGGCGGTCGGTGTACGCCTCGCAGACCTGCTTTGCCAACGAGTGCTTCCTCGACGAGCTGGCGGCCGCCGCGGGCCGTGACCCGCTCGCGGTGCGCCGGGAGCTGCTCGCGCACTCGCCGCGGCACCTGGCGGTGCTCAACCTCGCCGCCGAGAAGGCGGGCTGGGGGACGGTCCCGGCCGGCCGCGCGCAGGGCCTCGCGATCCACCACTTCTTCAGCGACGCGATCGTGGCGGAGGTGGCGGAGGTGTCGATCGAGGGCGGGAAGGTCCGGGTGCACAAGGTGACCTGCGCCGTGGACTGCGGCCTCGCGGTCAACCCGTCGAACGTCCGCTACCAGATCGAGGGCAGCGTCATCTACGGCCTCTCCGCCGCGCTGTACGGCGAGATCACCGTCGAGGGCGGCAAGGTCAAGCAGAGCAACTTCCACGACTACCCGGTGCTGCGGATGCCCGAGGCGCCGGTGGTCGAGACCCACATCGTGCCGAGCGGTGAGGCGCCCAAGGGCGTGGGCGAGCCGGGGCTGCCCCCGATCGCGCCGGCGGTGGTGAACGCGGTGGTGCGGCTCACCGGCACGCCCGTGCGGAAGCTGCCGATCGTGCTGTAG
- a CDS encoding c-type cytochrome, producing MRTTPLLAALLLGSAAPLAAQAARDSAFGPVPRDIVEGRRLFESQCARCHGVGGTGGVAPALDRPRLRRAPTDEALVQVILTGLPGTAMIGFWNFTAEEATQVAAYVRALGRRPPEVLPGDPAAGARLYAEPGRCGACHILDGQGAGWAPDLSEVGLRLNAAQIRQSLTDPGAAQPISPLPSVHGPYPAFLAVEALTAGGRVIRGTRVTEDDFTLVLREADGTLRSLDKATLRRLRKIPGQSPMPSFAATFTATELDDLVAYLAGRRGAP from the coding sequence ATGCGAACCACCCCTCTTCTCGCGGCGCTCCTGCTCGGGAGCGCCGCGCCGCTTGCGGCCCAGGCCGCGCGGGACTCCGCCTTCGGCCCGGTCCCCCGGGACATCGTCGAGGGCCGCCGCCTGTTCGAGAGCCAGTGCGCCCGCTGCCACGGGGTCGGCGGCACCGGGGGCGTCGCCCCGGCCCTCGACCGCCCGCGACTCCGCCGCGCCCCCACCGACGAGGCGCTGGTGCAGGTGATCCTCACCGGCCTGCCCGGCACCGCGATGATCGGCTTCTGGAACTTCACCGCCGAGGAGGCCACCCAGGTGGCCGCGTACGTGCGGGCCCTCGGCCGCCGGCCGCCGGAAGTGCTCCCGGGCGATCCCGCGGCCGGCGCGCGGCTCTATGCCGAGCCGGGCCGCTGCGGCGCCTGCCACATCCTCGACGGGCAGGGCGCCGGCTGGGCCCCGGACTTGAGCGAGGTGGGCCTCCGCCTGAACGCGGCCCAGATCCGGCAGTCGCTCACCGACCCCGGCGCCGCCCAGCCCATCAGCCCGCTCCCCTCGGTGCACGGCCCCTATCCCGCCTTCCTGGCGGTGGAGGCGCTCACCGCGGGCGGCCGCGTCATCCGCGGCACCCGGGTCACCGAGGACGACTTCACCCTGGTGCTGCGTGAGGCGGACGGGACCCTCCGCTCCCTGGACAAGGCCACCCTCCGCCGGCTGCGGAAGATCCCCGGCCAGAGCCCCATGCCGTCCTTTGCCGCCACGTTCACCGCCACCGAGCTCGATGACCTGGTGGCCTACCTCGCCGGCCGGAGGGGCGCGCCATGA
- a CDS encoding PQQ-dependent dehydrogenase, methanol/ethanol family translates to MRSSLLLALALGAAAPSLPAQVTDARLRAARREPANWLTYSGDLGGQRYSPLAQVTTANVAALRPAWIYQAAMPGTLQTSPLVVDGVMYLTEFQGHVVALDARSGRVLWRYQQAIPPGLLALGFAPTNRGVAVLDSTVFVGSPDARLIALDARSGAVRWTVPVADNALGYAITGAPLAVDGLVLTGVSGAEAGIRGFVDAYDARTGERRWRFHTIPGAGEPGVETWGGESWKTGGGSTWVTGSYDPALGLLYWGVGNPGPLWNGDDRPGDNLYTCSLVALDLRTGTLRWHFQFTPHDTHDWDAAQVPVLFEGTVAGRARPLVAMANRNGFYYVLDRATGEFLAGTPYIRQEWAEGLDAAGRPIVRPGSEPTDTGTSLAPNLHGASNWYSPSYSPRAGLFYVAARQMGSRYYKYPVSYTPGRYFLGGGEAEFGGDSAQGAVKALDPLTGRERWSFPLFSPPWAGLLSTAGGLLFGGTNEGVFFALSARTGRPLWHFQTGAMVNANPISYAVGGRQYVAVAAGSTLQVFALATGAGRAAPTDSTRPAVRLP, encoded by the coding sequence ATGAGATCCTCGCTGCTGCTCGCCCTGGCGCTCGGCGCCGCGGCGCCGTCGCTCCCCGCCCAGGTGACCGACGCCCGGCTGCGCGCCGCGCGGCGCGAGCCCGCCAACTGGCTCACCTATTCCGGCGACCTCGGCGGCCAGCGCTACAGCCCGCTGGCCCAGGTCACCACCGCCAACGTGGCGGCGCTGCGCCCGGCCTGGATCTACCAGGCCGCCATGCCCGGCACCCTGCAGACCAGCCCGCTGGTGGTCGACGGCGTGATGTACCTGACCGAGTTCCAGGGCCACGTGGTGGCGCTCGACGCGCGCAGCGGCCGCGTGCTGTGGCGCTACCAGCAGGCCATCCCGCCCGGGCTCCTCGCGCTCGGCTTCGCGCCCACCAACCGCGGCGTGGCGGTGCTCGACTCCACCGTGTTCGTGGGCAGCCCCGACGCGCGGCTCATCGCGCTCGACGCCCGCTCCGGCGCGGTGCGATGGACGGTGCCGGTGGCGGACAACGCGCTCGGCTACGCCATCACCGGCGCGCCGCTCGCCGTGGACGGGCTGGTGCTCACCGGGGTGAGCGGGGCCGAGGCGGGGATCCGCGGCTTCGTGGACGCGTACGACGCGCGCACCGGCGAGCGCCGCTGGCGCTTCCATACCATCCCCGGCGCGGGCGAGCCGGGCGTGGAGACGTGGGGCGGGGAGTCGTGGAAGACCGGTGGCGGGTCCACCTGGGTCACCGGCAGCTACGACCCGGCGCTGGGCCTGCTCTACTGGGGCGTGGGCAACCCGGGCCCGCTGTGGAACGGCGACGACCGCCCCGGCGACAACCTCTACACCTGTTCCCTGGTGGCGCTCGACCTCCGGACCGGCACCCTGCGCTGGCATTTCCAGTTCACGCCGCACGACACCCACGACTGGGACGCCGCGCAGGTCCCGGTGCTCTTCGAGGGCACCGTGGCGGGGCGGGCGCGGCCGCTGGTGGCGATGGCCAATCGCAACGGCTTCTACTACGTGCTCGACCGCGCCACCGGCGAGTTCCTCGCGGGGACCCCCTACATCCGGCAGGAGTGGGCGGAGGGGCTCGACGCCGCGGGGCGGCCGATCGTGCGTCCGGGCAGCGAGCCGACCGACACGGGGACCAGCCTCGCGCCCAACCTGCACGGGGCCAGCAACTGGTACAGCCCGAGCTACAGCCCCCGGGCGGGGCTGTTCTACGTGGCGGCGCGGCAGATGGGGAGCCGGTACTACAAATATCCCGTCAGCTACACGCCGGGCCGCTACTTCCTGGGCGGCGGCGAGGCGGAGTTCGGCGGCGACTCCGCCCAGGGCGCGGTCAAGGCGCTCGATCCCCTCACCGGGCGCGAGCGGTGGAGCTTCCCGCTGTTCTCGCCGCCATGGGCCGGGCTGCTCTCCACCGCCGGTGGGCTGCTGTTCGGGGGGACCAACGAGGGGGTGTTCTTTGCCCTGAGCGCCCGCACCGGGCGCCCGCTGTGGCACTTCCAGACCGGCGCCATGGTCAATGCCAACCCCATCAGCTACGCCGTCGGCGGGCGGCAGTACGTGGCCGTGGCGGCGGGGAGCACCCTGCAGGTGTTCGCGCTGGCCACCGGGGCCGGCCGCGCGGCGCCGACCGACTCGACCCGCCCCGCGGTCCGGTTGCCGTGA
- a CDS encoding sigma-70 family RNA polymerase sigma factor, protein MTAPGPANLEALFRRAEGTDPAAAGEIFALLYDELHRLAERQLRRSDQALTLGTTTLVHEAYLSMAARSGADFPDRARFFGYAARAMRGLIIDYARRRCAVKRGRLLEITLQEEDAANPAALEATTDLTALGAALEDLTGLDPALAELVDLHYFAGFALVEIAELRGVVERTVQRDWRKARLLLHRSLGEEPPPGPA, encoded by the coding sequence GTGACCGCACCCGGCCCGGCCAACCTCGAGGCCCTGTTCCGCCGTGCCGAAGGCACGGACCCCGCGGCGGCGGGGGAGATCTTCGCGCTGCTCTACGACGAGCTGCACCGCCTGGCGGAGCGCCAGCTCCGTCGGAGCGACCAGGCCTTGACCCTCGGCACCACCACGCTGGTGCACGAGGCCTACCTGAGCATGGCGGCCAGGAGCGGGGCCGACTTTCCCGACCGGGCGCGCTTCTTCGGGTACGCGGCCCGGGCCATGCGCGGGCTCATCATCGACTACGCCCGCCGCCGCTGCGCGGTGAAGCGCGGCCGGTTGCTGGAGATCACCCTGCAGGAGGAGGACGCCGCGAACCCGGCCGCCCTCGAGGCCACCACCGACCTGACGGCGCTGGGCGCGGCGCTCGAGGACCTGACCGGGCTCGACCCGGCGCTCGCGGAGCTGGTGGACCTGCACTACTTCGCCGGATTCGCGCTGGTGGAGATTGCGGAGCTGCGGGGGGTGGTGGAACGCACCGTCCAGCGCGACTGGCGCAAGGCGCGGTTGCTGCTGCACCGGAGCCTGGGCGAGGAGCCGCCGCCCGGCCCGGCCTAG